The Cynocephalus volans isolate mCynVol1 chromosome 1, mCynVol1.pri, whole genome shotgun sequence region GGTCAGGCTtgagtttgaatctcagcttcaTCATTTACTAATAGTGTGATCTTgggaacaagttacttaacctctttaaagcttttctcatttgtaaaatgaggataataatagtattagtTCTTAAGCTTCTCATTAGAATTAAATTAGTTGTTCTACTATGCAGGGTATACTTAGCACTCAATAAGTATTGACTTCAACATCTAAAAGTTACGTATTACTCTACAGTTTACAAAGTGGGTATGcatattttgtcatttaatcTCAGAAGAAGGTGTGAAGTAAAAATTATGATACTTTCTATTTTAGAGATAAAATACTTGAACCTTGAAAATGCTGAATGACTTGGCCTTGTGAACACAGTCAAGATGTGGTGAAGACATGACTCTGTCCCAGCAGTGTTGACTCTAAATTGCatgcttttcttatttactttttcaaaaagaattatcacagaattcctttaaaaaatggaaaatatcaacATGATTCAATATACAAGTCAATAGCCACACAACTTCTGCAGGAGGTTGCCTTAAAGAAAGGTTGAGCTGTATCTTCTCCTCTCTCTAGGCAAAACTTTATGTTAATAATATCTCTTCCCCCTTGGAAAAGAAGAGACGAGTTCATCAAAATATTAGCACTtcatgggtggtggtggtggcgacATCATGAATAGGGGTCCCAATAGAGACTTGGGCATCAGAAAGCTCAGAAGGAAGGATCAGCAGTTTAGCTCTGCTGCTGATTGGCTGATTGATCTGCAACAAGTGACAGCTTCTTTGACCCTCAATTtgaccatctgtaaaatggaagttaTTGTTATTCTTGCCAACATACTTAAATGTATTGAGTCCCAACATTGACATTGCTGTTTCTGACCCAGTAATTGTGACACTGCcatcttctttctctagtttcttcaGCAGTGGCCAATACCAAAGACAGTTCTGTAGTCTTGGATTTCTTTGAGGATACCAAGCTCTACAAAAAACAAGCTGATGAAGCCCTTGAGAAGTACAAAAGAGAGAATGGTGATTTCACCTTTTTCAGAGTGGACCAAGTAGAGAGAGCTGCAAGAGCCGTGAGTCTCCACTAACTTCCAGCTAAAGTCTAAGGGTCCAGGTTCCAAGCTGGCAGGCACCAACTGAACAACACACCCTTTCCACCTATCTCACTTGACCAGCTGCTTTTAAATTGGGGCCCCTCTTGCAGGCTTTGGGGCTGTGATAGACAGGAAGCAGGAAGCAAAGAACTGCTGTTGTgcaagttttttagtttttggaaGGGAAGATATTGGATATCTGACAGAGAGGAGGGAaattcaacaaaaaagaaagagggaaagatgaGCCTATTAGGGTTATGTGAGTCGTTAAAAAATCATCCAGTCTTTAACCTCCTTATATTATgatggaaaactgaggcccagagaaactGCCTcaccatacccagtggtgtggcTGGAGCCATTCAGGTCCCTGCCTCACAGTCCAAGGACTCAAGAACCTCCTTGAGTTGTCTTGCAGAGCAGCTGGTCGATGTTTGTCAGgcattttgaaaatgcaaagtTAAATAGATTATGGTGCACACAAGCAATGGAATGAATATAGTGCAGTCACCAAAAAGAATGTTTTGGACCCATGTGCATTGGAGAGAGTTTCACGACGTAGTGCTAAGGGGAAAAGCAGGTTACAGAATAATACTTAGAATATGAGCCCATTTATGTTACTTAGATCTGCTTGTATTTGTGCAACACATCTAGGAAAAAGGCTAGAAGGAGAAACATTTCAAACAGATGATAGTGAGACCTCTGAGAGGTTGTGGTGTAGAAAGGGTGATTTTTCCCACTGTGCTTATTCTGTATTATTTGAACGTTTTCAGTGAAATGGTGTTCCCCTTATCACTTATGTGATAAATTTTAGAAAggcagaaaccataaaaaaaaatggcacCTAGGTGATTTGGAATCCTCATAGTGCTTTACAATGTATCAAATAGTAGATATTTACTATCTAAtgtttacttcattttattttattttttctgtttctgaaactATTTTGGTCCTTCTATTGcagagaggaggggaaagaaCCAATTACTATGTGGACTTCTCTGTGAGGAACTGCTCCAGTGAGAATTTCCCCAGATACCGTCATGTGAGTATAATAATGTCTGTGAAATAGTTTCACCTAGAGAACACTTACTACCTGCCAGGCACTCAGCTAAGCGCTTGACACATACATTAACTTATTAACCCTCAGActaccctatgaggtagatactactTTTATCCTTGATTGTAGAtggagaaaccaaggcacagagaaattaaatgaattatgAGAATATGGTTTTACAACATACATGATATATACCTAAACttaaaacaggttttttttttttaaccgatTAGGATTAAAGGCTTAGCTAAAACCAATAACCAGCTTATATTCAGACCCTCCCCAGTAGTTGGTTTTATTCATTCCATCTCACTGACACCCACAGGGATCCCATTTGACAAATGAGGACGTAACTGAGGCTTAGCAAAGGAAAGGTTGTGCCAATGTTAACAACCGAGGTGAGATTAGAATCTGATTCTCCTTGTGCCCAGTCCAGTGTGATTTTCCCCCCAATCATTTACAAATAGATACCCATTTACCTGGAGGAAGATCTCAATAGGCATTTGCATGGTGACTTACAGTTTACAAAACACCTACGCATATATTATTGCCTTGTTGgaacctcacaacaaccccacTGAGTAGAAGCAAGTGTCAGCCTCCAATTCCCTGGGACAAAGGGGCCTAAGAGTTTAACCACTTACCTAAGGATGCAGCTAGAAAGTGTTAGGACATGGGATTTTAACTGTGGCCTTCTGATTTCAAGTCCAGAATTTTTCTGAGGTGAAACAACACATTTCTTCCTGGCTAGAAGGGAAGAAAcatttgttagtttcttttcTGGCTGTTTAAATTTGCAACCTGACCAGATTTAGAATCCTGCCTAGTGGCCACCAGGAAGGACaccttcctcccctgtccccatccCCAACAAACCCTTAGCTATCTTTGTGTAGGTAATGCAAGCCCAGTGCAGAACCACagggctggaggagaggaggCTCAGTGCTAAATGTCTCAaagcattacctcatttaattgaGCCCTCCCACAACTTGTGGGTAGAAAACATTATACCCAATTTACAAAGACTGAGTTTCAGAAATCTTGTGTAACTTGTGTAAATTCACACAACCAGTAAATGGTGAAGCCAAGATTAATATAGGTCTGTTTGACTCCAAAACTCTACCCACAACCTCAGTGATTAACagtttcttccagaaaatagtcATCTTCTTGTCCTAGTCTAACTTTGACGGCTGGGTTTAGGGGCCTCTGGAGCACAGGCATGCCAGCCAGTTGTAGCCCTTGTACTCAGAGTGGGGCCAGCAGATGCTCACCTTGACAGGGTCCATGCAAGCCATCTTTATACTGGCTCCTCCTTCCCGACGCTTTCCTCCAAGGGACGAGTTCAAGTTTTATAACTCCCTCTTCCACACAATTCCTTGTTCTCTCTAGGCACAGGCAGAAGGGTTGGCCTAAAGACCAAGCAGCAATGACATGGTATGGGGGAGCTCTCTGCTGGGGACCACTTGTGGAGAAAAACCATAGCAACTTGTGATGAAATCCTCTGGAACCTGCACTTTCCCCTAAGTGTTGAATAGGAAAGATTTTCAATAACTGGCAGGGATAGCTGATACTACGACCCTGAGTTTTCTAAAGCTCCCCTTCCTTTCCTGAATATCTGGATGTTCACGACTCTGGCTGGGCACTTTCACACCACCTCCACACGcttgtgcacgcacacacacacccatgcacactaACAGGCTTCTCTCTTATTTGTAGGTCTTTGGATTCTGCAGAGCAGATTTGTCTTATGATGTAGGAGCCACTGACTTGGAAACCCCAGAAGACATTGTCGTAAACTGTGAAGTCTTCAACTTTGAGGTGGGTTGCCTAAGTAGCCTGTTTCATGAGCAGGCCCAGACCAAGTGATAGTTTTACACATGTAGTATATTTGGTTCTTATGGCTCTGTGTGTatatctgtgagtgtgtgtgtgtgtgtgtgtgtgtgtgtgtgtgtgtgtgtgtgtgtgtgtgtgtgtgtgtgagagagagagagagagaaagggaaaaaagatacaGAGAGAATAGACCCCTGGAGAAAGAAGTGGCAATTGCTGGTATGACACAAAAAGTATAGTAATTTTTACAAGAAATGGGGCATGGTAAGattggcagaaaaataaaatcatgaccAATTTAATCAACCTTGAAAGAATATGAAAATGACCCTTGTAGTTAGGATGACAGTGCTGAGACTTAGTAATTCTTAGCTTTTAAGATCAGGCATAGAATCTAAGAGGAATGAATTAGCCTCACACTTATTAgataaattgtataaaataacatacaaaacaaTATTTAACATCTATCCCagatatctttgttttattttatggctgAGCACAAAGATGTTCTTCacactattttttattaaaaaaaaaaaaaaaaaggaaaataatttgaatgtcCATGTcctgactcaaaaaaaaaaagaaagaaaaaggaagggcaGGTTTGTCACCATAAACATGGCtccatagatttttttaaaaattaaagtctgaTCAATGAGGGAAAGAGGAGGCCAACTGTTTACACTTTAGGAGGAAGAAATGTCTATATCATCAAGACTTAGAACTCTGTCGATAATATCAATTATAAGGCACTAGTTTTCCAAATGTTGGTCTACGGTTGGTGCCATTCCATAACATAGTTTTACCACTTTATgttgaaatgggaaaaataaggaTAGTAAATCAAGTTTTTCATAATACAACATTTATTCCATCTAAAGGACTATCCTTTATTCTGAGATGATCTTTATGACTCTTTTGTTGTCAAAATATTATTCCTTTTGTGAAATAATGATGGTGGTAGATAACGGTTTTTGTTTGCAACTTCTCTTGTTTTGCGTGATGATATTCACTCTTCTGCATCCTTTACCAGGAACACAGAAACATCAGCGGTGGATGGCCCTTTGCTGGCAAGTCTCCATTTAAGCCAGATGGATCTAGAGACCATCATCATCCCCCAAAGCCACATGAACATGGATGCCCACCTCCCTCAGCAGAAGATCACCCAGACAGACCAACACTTAATCCAGGAGCTCCTCCACCATCTCCCCCTCCAGGGCTAAGATGTCGTCACCACCCTTTTGTCACCAATGGGATCCAGGGATCCCCTCACAATCATACTTCTAGTAAGAACCGGTCCCATGAGCATCACCCCCATGGACACCGTCCCCATGGACCCCCTCCCTTCGGACATCCTCCCCATGGACCTCCTCCCCATGGACCCCCTCCCCATGGACCCCCTCCCTTCGGACATCCTCCCCATGGACCTCCTCCCCATGGACCTCCTCCCCATGGACCCCCTCCCCATGGACCCCCTCCTCATGGCCATAAATTCCATGACTATGGCCCCTGTGACCCACCACCACATAGCCAAGGTCCCCAGGATCACCATCGCCATGACCACGGCCCACCACCTAGGCACTCAAAAGAAAAAGGCCCAGGTAAAGGACACGGTCCCTTCCACGGGAGACACACTTCATATGTTTATCGGCTCCCTCCACTAAAGGAAGGTGAAGTTCTTCCTCTTCCTGAAGCCAATTTTCCCATCTTCTCATTGCCAAGCCGCAGAGATCCACTAAAGCCAGAAATTCAGCCCTTCCCTCAATCAGCCTCTGAATCATGTCCAGGGCAGTTCAAGAGTGAATTTCTACAAACTTCCAAGTTTTTTGCACATACATctgcaaaataaattttgatttccttGGTGGGGAAAAATGAATAATGTTCtgaattagaataaataaaatatgaccaataataaattaaaattacagttattttgaccttacttttatttatttatttaaaacataaaatattgcttttacaacatttttttcatgttgtaAACGTTTTAGAACATTATACATGAATTAATTTCCATCAGGCTTTATTTATGACATTTGTAGGAGTTCACTGTAGTTTGAATTTTATCATGACTTTTAAAGGAGccagtaaaatttaaaacttccctgtatttttttaaattaatggggTTTCAATCCAGTGAGCATTTGTACATTTTTGCCAGTATATGGCCAGCTGAAGGCTTttcacattccttacatttagCACTTTTATCCAGTATAAGTTTTTTCGTGCTTCCGAAAGGAACTGAACTGAAAGGTTTATCGTGTATTTACGTTCATGGActctctctccagtgtgagttcttttGTGCATTCAAAATGAGCTGGGATAGTCAAAGGCTTTCCCATATATCTGACATGTGCAACATCCATCTTCAGTGTGCAGTATCACATGTCTTTGAACACTTGTGAGAGCAATGAGGGCTTTCCCACATttcttacattcatagggtttctctccagtatgagttcTTTCATGCATTTAAACAGAAGTGGGAAAACTAAAGCCTTTACCACATTGcttaaatttattgaatttttatgaGCCTTTTCATGCATTTGAAATGAACAGTGGCAGCCAACAGTGAAAGCCAAAGGCTTTCTCACATAATCTTACATTTATAAGGTCTATCTCCAGTATGCTCTATCATATGTCTTTGAACGCTTGTGAAAGAaacaaaggctttcccacatttctTACATTCACACGGTTCTTTCTAGTGTGGGTTCTTTTATGTCTTTGAAAGGCACTCAACCAATTGAAGCCATTATCACGTTGTTTACATTCATGGAATTTCTCTCCAGTGAGTTCTTTCAAGTATTCGATACAAACTAGACCAACTGAAGGCTTTACCACATTATTTACATtcattcagtttttctccatgGTGAGTCCTTTCATGAATTTGAAATGAACTGGGACAGTCAAAGGCTTTGCCACATTTCTTACATGTATAAGGTCCATCTCCAGTGTGTGTCATCTGTGTCTTCCAACACTTCCAAGAGAAGGTTTTTCCTCATTCCTTCCcatcatagggtttctctccagtgtgagtccttTCAAGAATTTGAAAGGAGTGGAGgtaactgaaggctttcccatgTTGCTCTTTTTTATATGGCTTCTCTCCATATTCCTGATTTTCATATGGTTTATGTCCAGTGTGAGATGGGATGTGCCTATTAAGGGATGAATGACACATGCAGACTTTTCCATACAAACTACATTCACATGGTTTTACTCCAGGAGGACTTTTCTTGTTCAGGTTaagatttggtgtctggctgaAGGTTTCTCCACAATGATGACTTTCTTTACTTTCACTGACTTTATCTGCAATATGATTGCTTAGATTTCTCCTGTGGTTTTTCTACTGATCTTCAGTGTTCTggtctttccatatttttcataCAGAAGCCAAGTTTGTAAAGATTTCCTCCATGACCTCTCTGCAGAGTGTTTTCTGAGAATGATCCAGCACAGCACCACTCTTCCAGGGTGAAGTTGACAACCTCATGCTCAAAGGCCACTGAGTCCATTTCCCCTCTTTGTGTGTCCTGGCATCCTCCCTATGACTCCTGCATTCACTGTCGGTCACAGAGGACAGAGGCTGTGGCAGAGATGCCTGAGGTCATTACAGGTAGGTGGGACATTGCTGACACATTCTGGGAATAAAAAGCGACATCCATACATCTTTGCAAAGTGACTCCTCCACCCCTTCCAGCAGCACTTCTGATTCTTAACCTTACTTTTATACTCACGATAGAACAAAATGTGGATGGGAGAGGAGATGACGTGAGAAGAGACAGACAAATGGAAAACAGAGGAAAGATCTCAATGCTACAAACCAGCAGTTAATTCACTAGCCACTACGTCACTTGAGGCAAATCTCTGAtactcagaatttcttttaaaaatttattattattattattattattattattattattattattattattttacattctaagatgttgtggggcagtgtgggggaagaggaggagggggggatggggagggagacagTGGTGGGGCTGGAGGGGTGGAGCTGGCCCACAGCTGGCTCCTTCGCTGGCCTGGTTGCAGGGGAGGGGGGCAGTGTGGCTGTGAtcctcagaatttctttcttccctggACTTAAGTCCTCTAATTCTAGAGTCTCTATTACTGTGTATGCTACAGTTGGTCATACCAAGAAGGTATGTATGATCAGGtaaaggattattattattatgatagTGACCCAAATTCTCTCCCAATGGTTATTTCTAGTGgtccaaatttcttttttgaaaaataagttctaaattCAGTTATAAAGCAAACAAAGCTCTGGCTATAAACTGCAAAGAAAGTTGCGGGCATGAATCATGACCGTAAATTCAGGTACACAAgaaatatcactttatttttcagaataaattaatttctatttcagGTTGCCATCCTGCTGGGCTAATAGGAAACTTAATCGCAGTCCTACTTGGATTCCCCTCACCCTGCTACTCCCTACACAAAGTTGTGCCACAGTTCTAGAATCTCACCTAGTGTCAAGGTGTTTAGGTGGTAGGCATGAGAAGGAGTCTGATTCTTGATCATTGGTCCACCAGTCCCTCCTGCTGAGTTATGCTCACGACCCTGCTCTTTGAGTCTAGTTGATCTGATACTTCTGTATCAAATTGGGGGTACAGGAGTCTCTGTAAGACTGCTAATGAACAGGACTGCCAAGATATGCCACACAGCTACTCTCTCCCTAGGATCTTGCTGCCTTCCAGGCTGCATGCCCAGAGAGTGTTGCCCTCTGCTTCAAGATCACCAGGCTGCGCTGTCCTCATCTCTTTCCGCTGGCTAGTGGCTCTCTTTTTAGTCTCAGATAAGTTCACTTTCTTCATTTTGGGTGCCAGAAGACTCTTTTTTCATATTCTAATcactcctctttctcccttctaCCCAAATCATGGCTCAAGCATTTAGAAACAGGCTAATAAGACTTCAGATTCTCTCTACCTTCTAGCCTCAATGGTTAATGCCCAAAGTATTTAATAATTAACATGACAAGCACTGACCAATCAAACCAATTACAACAAGCAATTAGAACAGTCGCCAGCCATAAACAACCCCTGTGGCTACACTGGGGTGCACCAGCTGAATGTGGCCCTGCAGAATCACATTCCTTCACAGAGGTATGAACCCAGGGTCAGCTGCTCGAATAGGAAGTAGAGAAAGGTAAAATCCAGGgaggcaaaaaaacaaaaaacaacccacaTAGGTTAATAACTCAAAGCATTATCCTCCCCAGCAACATTTGAGTAGTGTTTTATGATTTGTAAAGTACATTCATAAACATTGcttgagttaataaaaatattacctgGAAAACACAGGAAAGCTCTCAATTCATCTCTATTAAATGTACTCATCATATGCAGACACAGTTGCTGCAGGTGGATGATGAGGTGAGAAACCATCCCTGCCCTAGGGAACTTACATTCTGCTAGAGGTTTTAGACAATATACTGCTGATTgttgcttttctaattttttttatgtcatGATGGCTAAAAAGTACAACtatatgggccggccccgtggctcactcgggagagtgcggtgctggtagccccaaggccccgggttcagatcctatatagggatggccagtgtgctcactggctgagtgtggtgcgaccacaccgtgccgagggttgcgatccccttaccggtcgggaaaaaaaaaaaaagtacaagtaTATGAATGCTTGTTTGCAAAGATTCCATCAACTTTCAAAAGTGATGTTAACAGGAGTGATATAATACGCCTTCTCAAATGTCTAAAGCCCAACTTCCTGACATCACTCTTCGTGTCAGTGACACTAACATTCTTTAAGTTTTATAGActagaaatatttattgcttcttcccttttcttgatACCCAATAAACTCTATGACAGCACAgactttattttgttcattaaaGTGTCTAGTGCATTCTAggtgtttaagaaatctttgtttaATGAATTgatactgatgaaagaaaatgacatCAGTCCAATCAAGGCACCTAAAATGGAGTTGGGAGGACATTTCAGCTTGAGCTTCAGTCATGTCTCATCCAAAGACACCCTGAACTTTTGAGCTGTTGCAATCAATCAATCACATCCAAAGGCACCCTGAACTTTTAAAGTCTTTCAATCAATCACCAGGGTCATGACCTCCTGGAAAAATAATAGCCAACACATCTGTTGACCATCTGTTGACTGTTATTCCACATACCCTCTGTCGAACTGAAAAATTTTTAGCTGAGGACCATCTCACAGACTGTTAACAACCAATCCCTTACTGCCGACACTACTTGAAGATGCTAGCACAAATTGTAATGCTTGACAGAAATCTTTTGTAACCACCTCTCTTTCTGATTGgtcctttttcctttataagcCTAAATTCATTCTTTGTTCTCTGGAGCACTTCACAGGGTAAGTTGGAGCATGTAATTGGCTGCAGTCACTCATATTGGGGTCAAATAAATTCTTCATTGTTTAAGCCATGCCCCAGTTTCTTTCCAGGTCCatgatatagtaaatattttgagtccagagattttcatgtgttttgtaaTTTAATCTTTACATTCAACTTATACAGGTAACATAATTGTATTAGAATAggcaggctgctgtaacaaactcagtggcttaatgatttagaatttgatttctctttcatgtAACAGTTCAATGTGGGTTATAAGGATGTAGTCATCTATATGGTGATTCAGGGTCCCAGGCTCCATTCATCATGAAGTTCTTCCCTTCCCTTGgacttcagtatttttttctggATCCTCTACATCCAACCCAAATGGGGAGAGACTAGAGGATCATGAAGGTGGTTTTTATGGGATAGGCCTGGAAGTAGCATGCATAAATTATGCTCACATTTTCTTGGCTAGAACTTAGTCATATGGCCCACCCCTAATGCAATGAAGATTGGGAAATGAAGTCTAGCTGTACTCCaaggaggaaaggaaataggTTTGAAAAATGAGCTGCCACAAAACCATGTTTTAGATGAGGTAAATGAAGCCCAAAGAGATTTAATTAATTGCTAAGGATCTTACAGTTAGTAAATTGTGGGACTGGGATTAGAATCCTGATCAGCCTTTTCCAAAGCCACATTCTTTCCTCTTTATTACACTGCCTGTATACACTGCCAAGTCCTTGACTATATCTTTCCAACTCCTCCTGGACAGTGTACCGTCATCATTTCCTTACCCTTTCAGCTTTCAGTTCCTCCATCTCTgctgccttttccttcctctcagcCTGGGAACTTACCCAAGTCTCATTCAccgttattttttttcttacatcccCCCATTAGAATCAACCTTCTGCCATCACCATGTACCTGACACTACTTCAGTAAGTCAGGAATTCTCAACATTAGGTAATTGTAAGGACCAATTACCAGCTCCTGCACATATATTACCCCATTCGCTCCTCATAAAAGTCCCATTAAGATGTTATGATCTTCTACATTTTACaggggagaaaactga contains the following coding sequences:
- the HRG gene encoding histidine-rich glycoprotein, whose protein sequence is MKALTVVLLLITLQYSCAVSPTDCDTAKPVAEKALDQINKRRRDGYIFQLLRVTDAHLDKQESATVYYLALDVKETDCPVLSRKHWDDCEPAVSRRPSDLVIGQCKVLAITHSPESLDLRVPDFNCTTSSVSSAVANTKDSSVVLDFFEDTKLYKKQADEALEKYKRENGDFTFFRVDQVERAARARGGERTNYYVDFSVRNCSSENFPRYRHVFGFCRADLSYDVGATDLETPEDIVVNCEVFNFEEHRNISGGWPFAGKSPFKPDGSRDHHHPPKPHEHGCPPPSAEDHPDRPTLNPGAPPPSPPPGLRCRHHPFVTNGIQGSPHNHTSSKNRSHEHHPHGHRPHGPPPFGHPPHGPPPHGPPPHGPPPFGHPPHGPPPHGPPPHGPPPHGPPPHGHKFHDYGPCDPPPHSQGPQDHHRHDHGPPPRHSKEKGPGKGHGPFHGRHTSYVYRLPPLKEGEVLPLPEANFPIFSLPSRRDPLKPEIQPFPQSASESCPGQFKSEFLQTSKFFAHTSAK